The Suricata suricatta isolate VVHF042 chromosome 15, meerkat_22Aug2017_6uvM2_HiC, whole genome shotgun sequence genome includes the window AATTTCTAGTCATTTTCTGTCTTGCCTCtgcatgggggaggagaggagagtctTAGGGATCAAAGTATTTGTAACTTAAAATATACATCACCTGGAGGTCCCCTGGCTGGCTGAGTCCGTAGAGCCTCTtgggtctgagttcaagccccacgttgggcatggagcttacttaaaaaaaaaaaaaaaaaaaaaaaaccctgtgttTTCATGCACAGAGTTGGATAGTCACAGAGAATAAAAGGTTGATGGTAGGTAAGTGGAAGTGGAAAAgaagtttcaaagaaaaatatgtcacTTGGAGTATTATCATGTAGGGCATCCCATCCGGGGACAGCCTGCCAGGATTTTGGGGCTCCTGTAGGTGGGGGTGGCCGTCACAGGCCATGAGAGACCTTTGCTAAGAAGAGAGTCTGCAAGGAATGTTGGAGAATCAGAACAGGACCTGCCTTCGgagctttttcttaaaaaggaaaaaaaggcttttTCTTAATCTTGGGATCTTGGGGGGTGTCTTTCACCAGCAGTTAAAGAGGCTGCAGTCTGTCAAGGCTTTTTGCTGGAATCCCATCCGCGCTGAGAAAAGAGGCAGCCTGGGAAGCTGAGgggcaaagcagaaaagagacCGAAAGGGGATCTCAGCAAACAACGGACAGGCGTGCAGGCGCCGTGCGGGGCCTGTTTGGGTTCGAGGCGAGGTTGGGGTGCCCTTAGGAAAGGGGCGCATCCACTGTTGGAGACAGTGGCGCTGTGAGCAAGGTCAAGTTGACAGTTGCCCAGACTTTGGTTCTCGGTGGAGGAGTTAGCCCCAGGGAAGTGCTACAGGGAGTCTAGGGCTGGGttagggcaggggggtggggggcatggccCAGTCCGCGAGCCCTCTCCGGGGTGGGCCCTTGGAGCAAGCTCCAAATAAAGTGAGGGGCCAGCTCTGCGGAAACCTGCACTTGCTCTGTTTCTGGAATCTGTCAGACACTGAGGCAGGAGGCCTGGGCATGGCTGAGGAGCCCACAGCAAGCTGGCTGGCAGGACGGGAGTGAGGAGGGGGCCGAGGGGCGGGCCAGGGCGGGGCTTGTAAGTATGAGGGGAGccactggggcctggggcctcgCCGTGGAGACAGaccatggggggagggcagggcaccCACTGGGAGCCAGCCCCAAGTCTGGTCCGTCTCAGACCCCAGGCTCTACGTGAGGGCCCGTGCCGCTTCTCAGCCTATAGCTCCAAAAGCCCGTTGTCTGGTCCCAAATGCAGGACATGGAGACGGAGGGAGAACATAGTGGGGCAAAACCCCAGTGTGGGGACCACATGGGATTGTTGATCCGTGGGAGACCCTACTGGACACAGGCCTGGAGGCCTCGGCCCAGGGAGAGGGTTAGAGCGAGTGTCCTGTTGGGGCACGTTCCATTTGAGAGGCTCAGGAGATGTCCAGGGGGAACaaacagaagcaggaaaggggaggggccaagttcccccagcgcccccccccccaccccaacccatcCCTTAGTGAGTCTGCGCAgcgagaccccccccccccagcggtGTTCGTCCCAGACGCTGGAGCCATCTGGCCCTCCCGGTGTGGCTTCTCCCACAGCGCAGACGCCGGCCGAGTGTGGACCTTCCAGAGCCTTCCCCCAGGCTTGGACAGATGAAGAGCTGTGTAAAGAAGGAGCTTGCTGAAGAAGGAGAATCCGGCCCCTGGCCTGTTTCCGAGGCCCTTCCTCCTGGGCACCAAGGAAGATGGAAAAGCCCACGGGCAAAAAGAAGGCAGAGACCCCAAAGGAGGAAGTGGATTTGCTAAAGGACATGCCCAAAGGAGAGGGAGCGGCGTCTGGGGAGAAAAAGCCCGGCAAGAGGTCCGCTGTGGCAAAAAAGCACAGCGAGGAGCCCGGCCTGAGCCCGGAGGAGGAGGCACACGTATTCGATGCCTTCGATGCTTCGTTTAAAGACGACTTCAAGGGGGTGCCTGTGTTCAttccttttcagagaaagaagCCCTACGAGTGCAGCGAGTGTGGACGCGTCTTTAAGCACAAGACGGACCACCTTCGCCACCAGCGGGTTCACACCGGGGAGAAGCCCTTCAGATGTGACCGGTGCGGGAAGCCGTTCAGGCACAGTTCCGACGTCACCAAACACCAGAGAATCCACACCGGCGAGAAGCCCTTTAAATGCGGTGAATGCGGGAAGGCCTTTAACTGCGGCTCGAACCTCCTGAAACATCGGAAAAcgcacactggagagaagccgTACGAATGCAAggagtgtgggaaagccttcgCCTACAGCTCGTGTCTCATTCGCCACCGGAAGCGCCACCCGCGGAAGAGGCACTGAGACGGGGACGCGGCCTGCCGAGAGGACCGAGCGGGGCAGGCGAGGCCCGGCGGCTGGCACGGGCTGCGGGCGCTGCGCTTGATGCGCCTTTCCTTGTGCGGACGCGTGTCCACGCCGGGGGCCCGGCCCCCGGTTCAGTGCAGAGTGTGGCGCGCACTTCCCGGTCCGGAGCGGCTCCAGCCCAAGCCGCTGGGTGACGCGGGAGGTGCGTGCAGCTACGGCACCAGAGCGCGAGCGTGAGCATGGCGCAGCCTCTGTGGGGCGGGAGGgcggcctccctgcctcctcactTGTGCCCATGAGGACGTCAGTCTGCAGACGCCGACCGGCTGGGCCCCGAGCCCACCCCCGCGCAGCCTGGCAGGCGGCCTGGGGCCCTGAGCTAGATGGCAGCGCTGCGCTCAGGTCCCCAGGGGCTGCACCAGACACCTGCTGTCCCCACTCAGCTGGCCGTGGAGACAGCCCTCTGGTTTGTGTCTGGCTTCCCTCCACGGGCTGGAGCGCCAGTCCTggaactcccctcccctcccccactgcagtTCCAGGACTGAccccctggcccagcccccatCCCTGGTGAGACCCGGACTCAGCCAGGTGGGCCACGCGGGAGGTAAATGCCACCGTCGTGGGAGAGGCCTGCCCTGGACACCTGGCGGGCACCCCAAGGACGTGAGGTAGCTTCCAGCCAGCCCGCAGCACCCCGGGGTCTCCCGTCTGGAGGCAGGTGCACTGGCCTCCAGTGATCGGCTCTCCAGGTTAGCTCCACTTGCCCACGCCTGCCCCCAGCTCGCAGCGGATCCCCGCCAAGTCCACGTGCTGTGCGCAGCCTTAGTTTCCCTCCAGGAGCGGTCTGGGTGGGGCTCCGTGCTCTGCAGAGCGGGGTGCGGGTTGTCCTAGAATTTCCAATAGCATAAGGGACGTGAGGGGACTGCCTACGGGAGCAAATACGGCTTTTTACTAGGAAAACGTCGGTACCTCCGCTTTCAGCTCTCCGGA containing:
- the ZFP41 gene encoding zinc finger protein 41 homolog, yielding MEKPTGKKKAETPKEEVDLLKDMPKGEGAASGEKKPGKRSAVAKKHSEEPGLSPEEEAHVFDAFDASFKDDFKGVPVFIPFQRKKPYECSECGRVFKHKTDHLRHQRVHTGEKPFRCDRCGKPFRHSSDVTKHQRIHTGEKPFKCGECGKAFNCGSNLLKHRKTHTGEKPYECKECGKAFAYSSCLIRHRKRHPRKRH